DNA from Asterias amurensis chromosome 7, ASM3211899v1:
agatttgtctgtgcttatcAAGTTTGTacgcttacaggctttatgaaattggacgcTGAGGCCTTCTATGGACTCAAGGACTCGCAACAAAGACTGCCGAGGGAAGATTGGGGACACTGGCTCCATTACACAAGTTAACTTTACGGTTGAACTTTACATTAActgctttttataaattattttgttttcttacttgCAGATTAATGTCGGTTCAGAGCTGAAAAGTGAGTTGGAAATCCTCCAGAGAGAAACACAAACTCTTACAAATGAGAAGGACACGCTTGCCCACCAGCTCATGGACCTCCAAAATCAACTACAGTCCTCATCGGATGAGAAAGAACAACTTCAAAATCGACTTCAAGACGTAGAAGCCAACTTAGAAGAAACTGTGATTAAACTCCAACAGAAAGCAGATGAAGTCCAGACATTCTGCGACAGATTTGCTTCAAAGGAGACGGATGTCGCAGAAGCTCAAGTGAAGTTACAGGAGGAGAGGGAAAGGTCGACCAAACTCCTTGAAGAGAAAACAACTTTGGAAGGACAATTGGATGCTAAAACGATGGATGTGGAAggacttcagagggaactggaAAACATTCAGTCAGTGTTTGCCGCAGAAAAGGGAGAACTGGACGCCGCCATCAACGCCAAAGATGGTGACTTATCAGAGATAGCACATACTTGCCAAGAAAAGGATAAAGAGATTGCAAGACTCTCTCAGACAATCGATGAAAACATCCAGGAACTGTCCGAAATGCGACATCAGATTTCTGAAAGGGATTTCAATTTAGGAACCTTGGAGAATTCTGTAAGTCAGGCTCAGCGTGAGATAGAGATCCTCAGGGAAGGGCAATCGACAGAGGGGAAGAAGGCAGAGTCCAGGATGTCCTCCCTCTTAGAGCAAATCGCTGAGCTAGAGTCAGAGATTACGGGAAACCAGAGAACAATCTCGGAACAGGAGAACAGGTTTCAGAGTTTGAGCTCACAGTTTGAACAGAAGTCTTCCGAGATGGAGAGTGCGGTGAGAGAGCTGACCGAGTGTAATAAGAAGTTCTGTCGCCAGCTTGAAGAGAAAGAAGGACAGGTGTCGTCCTTGCAGGAGCAGTTGATGGCCTCCTTGAAGCTTGTCCAGGATAAGGAAACTTACTATCAGGACCTGATAAGAACAACAAAAGAGGGATTCAGTTCTATGCAATCTTCTTTGACTACTGAAATATCCAAACTTATGGAATCTCTCAAGATTTCAGAACAAAACTTAAATGAGGTAATGATGGACAATCAGCAGAAGTCAGCCGCCAATGAAGAACTACTACAGAATTTAGACTCTGCCAGTCAGCAGATGGAAGAAATTAAAGCAGTTTTGAATGATAAAGAGAAGGTCATTGAGGAATTGAACAATCAGAAGCAACATTTAGAGAAGAGTCTTgaagaaagagaaaacaccttAACGGAACAGTCTGCATCCTTGAATGATAACTTAGCATCTTTGGACCAACAAAGAGATGAACTTCAGAGTTGCCTTCAAGAAAACCAACTCACAATTTCAGGTTTAGAAGAACACCTTGAAAACCGGAAACAAGAGTCAGAGGAAGCCCACCTACAAATAAGTAGCCTTCAAGACCAACTTCAGATTGCTCTGGAAGAAAGCCAGTCCAAGAATTCAAAACTAGATTCACTCGTAGAGGAGGTCCAATACTTGAAAAAAGAGGCAGTGGATTGTAAAGAGGAGTTTCAGATTAAAGAGTCCGACTTAATTAGACAAATTGAAGATCACACTCGGGAATCTGTAGCATCAAACCAAGAGATAGAGAGGTTACAAGAGGAGCTGAAGCTGGCAAGTGTCAAGGCCGAGTCTCTGCAGGACAGACTTCAAAGCGAAGTTGTTGCTGTGAAGGAAAACCTACAGAAATCTTCAATGGAAACTGTTGAGAAGGAGAAGGTCTTAGAGGAACTTCAAGAAGAACTAGTGAGAAGTAGCAGGGCATTTGAAGAACAGAAAATGTCTATGGATGAGCTGTTGGCAAAGTCGAATCAGAAGGAGCAACGACTTAGTGATGAACTTGCTGTCAAAACTGAGATGGTGGAAGACTTAACCCAGAAGATCATCGGCAATGAAGAAAAGTATTCAGAGGTTATTCAAGACCTTGAAAAGAAGGTCGAGACATTCACTGAGAATTTGGAAGAGTACTCCCAGGAGGTAGAGAGCAAAAACAGCCTTATTGAAACCTTGAAGACTGAGATACGCGACAGAGACGTACATCTTGGAGATGAGGTGACGCATCTCAAGGAGCAAGCTCAAGTTGAAACGGCAAAGCTGAGGGAGGAGCTTGAAGAAAAAGAGCGTGGGTGGACACAGTTGAGAGAAGATGCAGTGCAGAAAGAGGCAAATATGGCAAAAGAAATAGCGTACTGGACTGATATGCATGAAAAGACCACACAAGGTATGGATTTTCTCAGGAAGGAAATGGATGATCAAGAGATTGGTTTTAAGAACGAGATCGTGTCATTACAGACATCTATGTCAGAATTTACCGACAAGGCCTCCACTCTTGAGGCATCTCTGAATGAGAAAGAAACCAGTCTTAGTGACCTCAAGCAAGAGTTTGAGCAGAAAAAGGGCGACTACGAGGCAAGGATTTCATCCTTACGAGAAAAATGCAAAAAGGTGATCCATGAGCGGAATGAAATGAGAGGTCTTCTTAAAAGTCGAAAGGAGGAAGTGGAGACCCTGCAAGAGAAGCTAGACAATCAACACAAAGAACTGTCAGCTCAGGCTGAAGACAAGTCTCAACAAAGTTCTGGTCAGATCCAGAAAATGGAAAGAGAGCTGGAGCAACAGATGACACTTGTTGAAACATTTAAGAAACAGCTCCTGGAAAGGGATGAAGAATTCAATGCTGAAGTCGGCTCTCTGAACAACAGCTTATTGGAACTAAACACAAGAGTACCTGATTTGGAGGCAGCTCTTGAAGCCAAAGAGTCTCAGTTGAAAGACCTCCAAGATCAGCTCCAGGAAAGAGAAGAAAAGCTGAGTGATCTGAATGAGAGCTTCTCAGAGCAAGAGTCCAAGGTATTGTCATTACAAGAGCAACTCGTTCAAGAGCAAGAGAAGGTTGTGGTAGAGAGCATGCAGATGACAGAGTGCGCAGCTGTACCTGGCAAAGACGCTGAGCTGGAAAGCGAGAATGCAAAATTAAAAGCAGAGGTGGAAACTGCAAAACAGCGATACGGAAAGCTTCTCATAAAGGCGAAGGAGATCAAATCTAAATCAGATGTAGCTCTAAAAGAAAAAGAGAGATTGGAATTAGAAGTTGCGTCACTCACAAACATGGTGGAACAGAAGGATCAACAGCTACTCAATCTCACTCAAGGCGTTGAGAAAGAGCAATCTGAGCTTATGTCACTGAAAAGAGTTTTGGAGGAAAGGGAGCTAATTGTGAAGGATAAAAATGAGCAACTGGAAACATCGGTCGATGAGAACAAACTTCTTCAATCAGAACTGCTATCCTTGAAAGATTTACTTGAGAAATTAAATCATGAGCTTGAAAATCTCAGTGCTGTTTCTGCCGAGAAGGAACGACTTGAGTCAGAAGTATTGTCCCTGAGGAGTTTAGTGCAAGACAGAGATCGAGAACTGACACTTGCAAGTCAGTCACTTGAAGACTTGAAGGCCACTCAGGGTGCCCTAGGAAATGAACAAAAGGAAAACCTCGTCCAAATGCAAAATCTTCATGGAAATGTACAAGATCTGGAAAGCAAACTGAGAGAATGCGAGATGTTACTGAAGCAGGCAGAAGCTGACAAGGAAGATGCCTTGGATGAGAAGTCACTTCTCGCGTCCGATGTTGAAAGTTTGAGAGCAACACTCAGTGTAGAGCGGACTCAGATGGACAAACAAAGTCAACTTATAAATCAGATGAAAGACCAGCTTCAAGCTTCCCAAGAAGAGTATTCAGAGGCACAAGACGAAGAGTTGCAGAAGATCAGACAAGAACTAGAAGGAGAAAAATCATCGAACACAAATTTGCAAGAAGAGCTTACTGAAACAAAAAGATCACACAAAGAAGAAGTAGAGAAACTGTCAGCATTCATAGACGAGTTGAAGTCACAGGTAGAGGATTCACAACAACGTCTGGATGAATTTGCAGGGAACATGGAGAGGCTTAATCAGGTGAAGGGCGAGTTGGAGCAGTCATTGACAGAAAGTAGAGCATCTGAGGAAAGACTCCTGTCTGAAGTCGATAGGGTAAACAGTGAACTACAAAGAATAATGCAAGAGAGAGAAGCCTTGAAACAGAACCTGGACACAACCGCAAATGAGGAATCGATTCTGGCTTCCAAACTAGAGATGGTAGATCAGCAGATGATGCAGACTTCGGAGGAGAAAGAACTGCTCCAAAAACTGCTGGACAGTAAAGTGTCAAGCGAGAATGAGCTGGTTATCACTGTGGATCAACTCCATAAAGAGTTAGCACTGATGGCTGCAGATAAATTGGAAATGCAGAAGGAGATTGAAGAAAACAGAAGGCAAGTAAATGAGTTGACTCAGGCGCTGGTAGAGAAGGATGCTCAGTTGATTAAGTTTGCAGAGGAGAAGGAAGAGTTGCTAGCTGGAAATAGTGACAGGGAAGGTATGATCGAGTCGGACCTTGAAGTATTAAACAAGGAGTTGGCAAATACCAAGAATGAAAACAAACTCCTACAAAGTCGCATTGAAGAACATCAAGCCAGGGAGGATGAATCAACTGTAAGACTTGAGGAGTTGTCCAAAGAGTTGACCCAGGCGACACAAGAGCTGCAAAAGGTCAGCAGTCGTAAAGAGGGCATCCAGAGACAAAACGAGAAATTAAAAGAAAGGCTGACCAAGATTAACGAGGCAAGAAAGACGCTTGGTAAAGAAGTGGAAGAACTCAAGCAGGAGAGGGAAGAAAAAGAAGGGCTTGTGAAACTGAAAACTGAAGCAGAATCCCAGATCCTGTTGATGGAGAAAGAGTTTGAGCATCTGCGACAGTCGAGTGATCAGAGTGCCTCGGAATCATTAAGTCTGAAAGAAGAACTGGAGGCTACTCGAGATCAGTGTCACCAACTTATTACAGACAATGAATCACTCAAAAGGAAAGTTTCAGATTTGGAGATGATTAGAAAGCAAGCTACTTCTGTCGAGGCAGAAAGAGATTCTGCTCTTAATGACAATTCAAGACTATCCAGATTTCTGCATGAGCAGAAGGAGGATATAAAACAAATGCATTCCAAGTTACAACAGCTTGGCTCTGAGCTGAGGAATTCCAAAGATCAATGCAACATCCTTCAAGATGACTTTGATAAGAAAGTAGCTACGCTTCAGAAAGAAAACTCTGATCTCACTTCCAAGGTTGAAAATCTAGAAACTCGGCATAAGCAAGCAAGTGAAGATTACCAACGTTTGGTCCGTAGTTCTGAAGAAGAGCTTAATATGAAGAATGCTGACCTTGAAAATGCTAGAAAAAAACTTGAGAATGAGATAATGGACCAGACTGCCCTCAGGTCTGAAAAGGAAGAGGTTGAAGTGCTCTTGGACAAACTTGACCTAAGGAACTCGCAGATGGCAGAGGAACTTGCGGTCGCCAAGAATCAGGCCAAGACGGCATGGGATGAGAATCAAGCCTTGAAAGAGTTAGAAATCAGGCTAGCCGAAGTTAACTCCCAGCATGAAAACACAATGGAAGAAAATGGCAAGCTCAAATCTCTGAATGAGAATCTCTTGCAGGAGAATGAGGAGTACACGAAGGAACTTGAAGAGTACAGTGACCAGATGAATGAAGCCAGAGCAGCTGGAGTCCAGTTGAAGTCCGTAACTGCCGAGCTTGAAAACCTGCGCCAACATCTTGGCGAGCGTGAGCATGTGATCATGGAGCTCCAAGTTGCGACCACCGAGCACCAGGAAGAGCTCAATCAACAGAAGGCAACTTGCACAACTCTTGAACAAGAGAAAGAGGACCTGGCGGAGGAGGTGGAGAGATTCCAAGGTGAGCTGGAATCCTTTAAGACTGAGCGTGACCATCTGAGAGGAGAATGCCATCAACTGACTGAAGCCATGCAGAGATACCAAGAAGAGAGTGAGCAGCTTGGTGGACATTTAGGAGCGGCACAGCAGCAGGTTCAACAGCTAAGCGCAGAGAATGAAGGCTTGAGGCTGAAGGCTCAGCAAGAAGGAACAGTTGACCAGCAGCTGAGGCAGTGGCAGGAGGCTTATGAAGGGGTGAGAGTAGAGCTTGGATCGGTTGAGGCAGAGAGGCTTCAAGCTCTGCAGAGTCTTCACCAGAGGGAAATGAGGTGAGCTTTTGTTCTCGGTTTTGTTCATTCTTTTTTAAGGAAATATTCAAGTCAGTCCCTGAATATGCAAAAAAATTGTACACTTTTCATCCGTCTCTATTTTTTTCCATGGgttgtaattgttttgtttactaccAGAAATACCCAAAATATGTCTCAATATGTGAATGGACATGCAAGCTTatactgaaaataatttgagTTTTTACCTATTTTTGTTATAGTCTTTCACGctcaaattttaaagattgattgAAATTTACCTTTTCCGTCCATTAAATTTTAATGAAGCCCACGACCCTTGCCATTCTAGAACATATGTCTTACCACCAGACCACTTGATTCTAATAGCATCTATTAAAATTGTTggggtacccactgctaaaaaaTAGGAT
Protein-coding regions in this window:
- the LOC139940134 gene encoding LOW QUALITY PROTEIN: uncharacterized protein (The sequence of the model RefSeq protein was modified relative to this genomic sequence to represent the inferred CDS: deleted 1 base in 1 codon; substituted 3 bases at 3 genomic stop codons), producing the protein MWGRLSNMAQNVQEKLDTVVDNVNKSVNVADESIDGASGDASFVSAADASFAESSDAQDQLTEQNKLLNQLKDMIRQKDKQLLESNAKLSKFKLQAKAKITSLTSQITEFKKGGAGAEGQEDVSSSKTEGGDDAASRGKLIVLKKKLEDREKALSENSALLEKLEHSVNEKQLIIDTREKQLAEKGQLIVEKEDSERKMLAQIQVMEKVLEKRDAVIEAMRSGGVGVVTGGEDETDNNQKVEELQSQLTEESTRAKELYAQLVYKDKMVMELNSKVLELEERAHELHEHVKDKNEVVQGRDKVIQVLQAECKQKDQAISDFNRVLDKMREKMEGTDERISQLTAEIEQRDATLAAEKERSETEKQELIRSHQEMLAEVREVARQRRDQLESLQTEHRRELSQLVGKSSDAGTKALERRCQEAEEILSGKVRVLEMLQTEIGEKEKHLLEQGTSIKLLTEKLKTSQDQMQALQEELVVKDETLKNEKAHLEGQILEIREKHETELAEKTNAVTTLQTGIQQYETAYNQAAAQYSQVTDNHNKIQSELEQTRSELDQSKTELEQTKTELDQTRSSQLEQERSQLQEKEAEIERLQQQVKEKEEEITAKASEVQELNKKAEAKFMKVKAQAKAKIKSLEEDLEELKKADSMAEEXVSXSLRXLSELKLKIAELEDEKGNLQLKQMDFDENKAQIDSLKETVHSLEEKIKNVAEEKDELRKMIETQSEERLEMETKMTLLQSQLDQNQLELDQQQEATIQALTEEVSRLKETSQEAEESRDAEMKTRVSVETKLVALSEFKKSADKLMAGQEETIASLNAAKLSLEETLSNVEAQRDELKEEKVTMELKMVQIEEEKDGFENQAASLQDAVDHLKETMEREHLPLAEMEREREAFQERLQQLETVRDNLERKLEEEKVLREQVEAEIELSKTSKLEMEAECQTSRQQLQETQEQLEAKSLDNERVAQALQDEINVGSELKSELEILQRETQTLTNEKDTLAHQLMDLQNQLQSSSDEKEQLQNRLQDVEANLEETVIKLQQKADEVQTFCDRFASKETDVAEAQVKLQEERERSTKLLEEKTTLEGQLDAKTMDVEGLQRELENIQSVFAAEKGELDAAINAKDGDLSEIAHTCQEKDKEIARLSQTIDENIQELSEMRHQISERDFNLGTLENSVSQAQREIEILREGQSTEGKKAESRMSSLLEQIAELESEITGNQRTISEQENRFQSLSSQFEQKSSEMESAVRELTECNKKFCRQLEEKEGQVSSLQEQLMASLKLVQDKETYYQDLIRTTKEGFSSMQSSLTTEISKLMESLKISEQNLNEVMMDNQQKSAANEELLQNLDSASQQMEEIKAVLNDKEKVIEELNNQKQHLEKSLEERENTLTEQSASLNDNLASLDQQRDELQSCLQENQLTISGLEEHLENRKQESEEAHLQISSLQDQLQIALEESQSKNSKLDSLVEEVQYLKKEAVDCKEEFQIKESDLIRQIEDHTRESVASNQEIERLQEELKLASVKAESLQDRLQSEVVAVKENLQKSSMETVEKEKVLEELQEELVRSSRAFEEQKMSMDELLAKSNQKEQRLSDELAVKTEMVEDLTQKIIGNEEKYSEVIQDLEKKVETFTENLEEYSQEVESKNSLIETLKTEIRDRDVHLGDEVTHLKEQAQVETAKLREELEEKERGWTQLREDAVQKEANMAKEIAYWTDMHEKTTQGMDFLRKEMDDQEIGFKNEIVSLQTSMSEFTDKASTLEASLNEKETSLSDLKQEFEQKKGDYEARISSLREKCKKVIHERNEMRGLLKSRKEEVETLQEKLDNQHKELSAQAEDKSQQSSGQIQKMERELEQQMTLVETFKKQLLERDEEFNAEVGSLNNSLLELNTRVPDLEAALEAKESQLKDLQDQLQEREEKLSDLNESFSEQESKVLSLQEQLVQEQEKVVVESMQMTECAAVPGKDAELESENAKLKAEVETAKQRYGKLLIKAKEIKSKSDVALKEKERLELEVASLTNMVEQKDQQLLNLTQGVEKEQSELMSLKRVLEERELIVKDKNEQLETSVDENKLLQSELLSLKDLLEKLNHELENLSAVSAEKERLESEVLSLRSLVQDRDRELTLASQSLEDLKATQGALGNEQKENLVQMQNLHGNVQDLESKLRECEMLLKQAEADKEDALDEKSLLASDVESLRATLSVERTQMDKQSQLINQMKDQLQASQEEYSEAQDEELQKIRQELEGEKSSNTNLQEELTETKRSHKEEVEKLSAFIDELKSQVEDSQQRLDEFAGNMERLNQVKGELEQSLTESRASEERLLSEVDRVNSELQRIMQEREALKQNLDTTANEESILASKLEMVDQQMMQTSEEKELLQKLLDSKVSSENELVITVDQLHKELALMAADKLEMQKEIEENRRQVNELTQALVEKDAQLIKFAEEKEELLAGNSDREGMIESDLEVLNKELANTKNENKLLQSRIEEHQAREDESTVRLEELSKELTQATQELQKVSSRKEGIQRQNEKLKERLTKINEARKTLGKEVEELKQEREEKEGLVKLKTEAESQILLMEKEFEHLRQSSDQSASESLSLKEELEATRDQCHQLITDNESLKRKVSDLEMIRKQATSVEAERDSALNDNSRLSRFLHEQKEDIKQMHSKLQQLGSELRNSKDQCNILQDDFDKKVATLQKENSDLTSKVENLETRHKQASEDYQRLVRSSEEELNMKNADLENARKKLENEIMDQTALRSEKEEVEVLLDKLDLRNSQMAEELAVAKNQAKTAWDENQALKELEIRLAEVNSQHENTMEENGKLKSLNENLLQENEEYTKELEEYSDQMNEARAAGVQLKSVTAELENLRQHLGEREHVIMELQVATTEHQEELNQQKATCTTLEQEKEDLAEEVERFQGELESFKTERDHLRGECHQLTEAMQRYQEESEQLGGHLGAAQQQVQQLSAENEGLRLKAQQEGTVDQQLRQWQEAYEGVRVELGSVEAERLQALQSLHQREMRCEDMSMQLSALVEERNNLSIQLHNSARSAKHLSKQLRLAEVERGNLTKQLEDKERTYVSQIVEEPIVKAESASLQQSAPIGGVADQSELIDMSRRLDDSEQSREAMANEFAKLEAALQFEHEQRLRTEDALIRAQDQVRHLESRPPQTMQTKAPSQETQVQMEDDKEDTPLLLPYQAGHVLIRQARSFTTHVSNWFQGKSKNSNRLLRSRPSLRAGLMVYAVLVHVLLAYLLMYC